The Pyrenophora tritici-repentis strain M4 chromosome 2, whole genome shotgun sequence genome window below encodes:
- a CDS encoding Dimer-Tnp-hAT domain containing protein — protein MLPPPARKERDPDPAFDRQREHKRIRIDAPVSTTDLYEQYISTDRLHNEEAGCNEAIAYWLSRYDSQRDLARFALDMFAISPMSDECERLFSSAKLTIVDRRGRLKADIIEACECLRAWYGKPQAEGNSDIEDSENEDD, from the coding sequence atgctgccaccaccagccaggaaggagagagatcctgacccagcatttgatcgccagcgggaacataagcgcattcgaatagacgctccagtttctacaactgatttgtatgaacaatacatctctactgaccggcttcataacgaagaggcaggttgcaatgaggctattgcgtactggctatctcgctacgactcccaacgagatctcgctcgcttcgctctagacatgtttgcgatctcgcctatgtcggatgaatgcgaacgtctttttagtagcgcgaagcttactatcgtcgatcgccgtggtaggctgaaggcagatattatagaagcgtgcgagtgtctccgggcctggtatggaaagccccaagctgaggggaacagcgatatcgaggatagtgagaacgaagacgactag
- a CDS encoding Dimer-Tnp-hAT domain containing protein, with protein MPDPRHPRKRPAAAPVAAAGRSKRQKGSKSQPITIEASQPSHPFVIDEDTQRETPPTSPRRAILAASQGVDFEMQLRDSIPEDAIVAPVEASEVAAAASEAVDEGEPEPDFDPRMADNFDGINWSRLPRYMKPLRTQKQKKSWVYNYGYRLTLRSNTNRIFWLCHICHKRKAATAGFAETTEATSTAARHLNRDHGITNAGEQPPQQLLGGQKSLEMMLKGGFGVSQRVANEIGNFDVQSFRIAAVSWLVDNNLALCQFEDPAFRRMIHFANPEAEQALWSSRTSVAQFVMRLYNFMQPQVVDELRCAASKIHISFDGWTVKGGKRGFFGIVAHFATAEGDLRDVAIDLPQLSGAHTGDRIADCVAETLQKFNITAQNVGYFMLDNAFNNDTAIATLGAKFGFKSKHRRLRCSAHTINLVGQSIIFGSNKDAFNNDENLAEEEKYLNEWRKQGPLGTLIDVISYIKTPQQYDMFANFQRLARQDLPADDDAKFQILEPVKPCVTRWNSFCSAFERAVLLQPAFNSYVCFYVEQQRVADSHARTKNNKKPQAPAWMRSKGLTAADWAVITEYIEVLKPLKDATKRLEGRGKCGRFGAIYEVIPVFEFLMGRFEQRLRQYERVDFEQREAPEDHISINFRAAWEKLNDYYSKLDDSPAYFAACALHPYYRRYCEKAWRDKPEWLVACMADFRALWAEYTTSTPPTKPSKERDNGAIDEAISYIISDSEDDDELTDEYDRWRKLEPKWTSKQHNSPNVDGNPIKYWVQLQSKYPDLSRFAIDVLSIPASSCECERMFSELGDLLAPRRRKIGSQLLAALQCVRAWNAAGIKLPTSATSQLSDHDLEQLYNLTAWEQPSDSDVSPTLQRPSTE; from the exons ATGCCAGACCCTAGGCATCCTCGTAAACGCCCTGCTGCCGCTCCTGTTGCCGCCGCTGGTCGCTCAAAACGCCAGAAAGGCAGTAAATCACAGCCTATAACTATCGAAGCTTCGCAGCCATCTCACCCTTTCGTTATCGACGAGGATACACAGCGCGAGACTCCGCCAACGTCGCCGCGTCGAGCTATACTGGCCGCGAGCCAAGGCGTTGATTTCGAGATGCAGTTGCGCGACTCTATACCCGAAGATGCGATTGTCGCGCCTGTTGAAGCCTCTGAGGTAGCTGCAGCGGCGTCTGAAGCGGTAGATGAAGGCGAGCCAGAGCCTGACTTCGACCCGCGTATGGCCGATAACTTTGATGGCATTAACTGGAGTCGCCTGCCACGGTATATGAAGCCTCTTCGGACacagaagcagaagaaaAGCTGGGTATACAACTACGGTTATCGGCTTACTCTCCGCAGTAATACCAACAGGATATTCTGGCTGTGCCACATCTGTCACAAGCGTAAAGCAGCGACTGCTGGCTTTGCGGAGACGACGGAGGCAACTAGTACTGCTGCGAGGCACCTAAATAGGGATCATGGAATAACAAACGCTGGCGAGCAACCGCCTCAGCAGCTTCTTGGAGGCCAGAAATCGCTAGAAATGATGCTGAAGGGCGGCTTCGGCGTTAGCCAAAGGGTTGCGAACGAgataggaaacttcgacgtacagtCCTTTCGAATAGCAGCTGTTAGCTGGCTTGTTGACAACAACCTCGCCCTCTGCCAGTTCGAAGATCCAGCTTTCCGCAGGATGATACATTTCGCGAATCCTGAAGCTGAGCAGGCGCTCTGGAGTAGTCGCACAAGCGTTGCGCAGTTTgtgatgaggctgtacaACTTCATGCAGCCTCAGGTCGTCGATGAGCTGCGTTGCGCGGCGAGCAAGatacatataagctttgatgggTGGACCGTtaaaggtggcaagcgtggcttcttcggtattgtcgctcactttgccaCGGCTGAGGGCGACCTTAGGGACGTTGCTATTGACCTGCCGCAGCTCTCAGGTGCCCATACTGGCGACAGGATAGCTGATTGTGTCGCTGAAACTCTGCAGAAGTTTAATATAACTGCGCAGAACGTTGGCTACTTTATGCTCGACAACGCGTTCAATAACGACACTGCTATCGCGACCCTTGGAGCGAAGTTTGGCTTTAAGTCTAAGCATCGCCGGCTACGTTGTAGCGCTCATACAATCAACTTAGTTGGCCAGTCGATTATATTTGGCTCAAACAAGGACGCCTTTAACAACGACGAGAACTTGGCT GAGGAAGAGAAATACCTCAACGAGTGGCGTAAGCAGGGCCCATTAGGCACGCTTATAGACGTTATTAGCTACATCAAAACGCCACAACAGTACGACATGTTCGCGAACTTTCAGCGCCTCGCGAGGCAGGACTTACCggccgacgacgacgctAAATTCCAAATACTCGAGCCTGTAAAGCCTTGCGTTACGCGCTGGAACTCCTTTTGTTCAGCGTTTGAGAGAGCTGTATTACTACAACCCGCGTTCAACTCCTACGTTTGTTTCTACGTGGAACAGCAGCGCGTTGCCGACTCACACGCCCGAACGAAGAACAACAAGAAGCCCCAGGCGCCTGCTTGGATGAGATCTAAGGGCCTcacagctgctgattgggcTGTTATAACTGAGTATATTGAGGTGCTGAAGCCGCTGAAAGATGCTACAAAGCGCCTTGAAGGCAGAGGCAAATGTGGCCGTTTCGGTGCGATATACGAGGTTATACCAGTGTTTGagttccttatggggcgcTTTGAGCAGCGTCTCCGGCAGTACGAGAGGGTTGATTTTGAGCAGCGCGAggcgcctgaagatcacaTCTCTATCAACTTTCGCGCAGCGTGGGAGAAGCTCAACGACTACTACAGTAAACTCGACGACTCACCCGCGTACTTTGCGGCCTGCGCTCTTCACCCGTACTATCGACGCTATTGCGAGAAGGCGTGGCGTGATAAGCCTGAGTGGCTCGTCGCCTGTATGGCTGACTTTCGTGCTCTTTGGGCAGAGTATACGACCTCTACTCCTCCAACAAAGCCCTCAAAAGAGCGTGATAACGGCGCTATTGACGAGGCTATCTCGTACATCATAAGCGATAGCGAGGACGATGATGAGCTCACAGATGAGTACGACAGGTGGCGCAAATTGGAGCCAAAGTGGACGAGTAAGCAGCACAACAGCCCTAACGTTGACGGCAACCCTATCAAGTACTGGGTACAGCTTCAGTCTAAGTATCCCGACCTCTCACGCTTTGCGATTGACGTGTTGAGTATTCCAGCGAGCAGTTGCGAGTGCGAGCGCATGTTTAGTGAACTAGGAGATCTACTTGCTCCGCGACGGCGCAAGATTGGGTCACAACTACTCGCCGCGCTTCAATGTGTACGGGCTTGGAATGCCGCTGGCATAAAGCTGCCGACGTCAGCTACAAGCCAACTCTCAGATCACGACCTTGAGCAGTTGTACAACCTCACAGCGTGGGAGCAACCTAGCGATTCCG ACGTCTCGCCTACCTTACAACGCCCATCCACTGAATAA